A window of Parasynechococcus marenigrum WH 8102 contains these coding sequences:
- the glyA gene encoding serine hydroxymethyltransferase — protein sequence MSDSTASSINKGLAAADPAIAALIEKEQQRQETHLELIASENFASRAVMDAQGSVLTNKYAEGLPSKRYYGGCEHVDAIEELAIERAKELFGAAWANVQPHSGAQANFAVFLALLQPGDTIMGLDLSHGGHLTHGSPVNVSGKWFNVVQYGVDRETQRLDMEAIRQLALEHKPKLIVCGFSAYPRTIDFAAFRAIADEVGAFLLADMAHIAGLVAAGVHPSPVPHCDVVTTTTHKTLRGPRGGLILCRDADFAKKFDKAVFPGSQGGPLEHVIAAKAVAFGEALQPAFKTYSQHVVANAAALAERLIARGIDVVSGGTDNHVVLLDLRSVGMTGKVADLLVSDVHITANKNTVPFDPESPFVTSGLRLGTAALTTRGFDAGAFREVADVIADRLLNPEDDAVQQQCLRRVEALCQRFPLYAAARQPALA from the coding sequence ATGAGCGACAGCACTGCTTCTTCGATCAACAAAGGTCTTGCGGCCGCCGATCCCGCCATTGCAGCCCTAATTGAGAAGGAGCAGCAGCGTCAGGAAACCCACCTGGAGCTGATCGCCAGCGAAAATTTCGCCTCCCGGGCCGTCATGGACGCCCAGGGTTCAGTTCTGACGAACAAGTACGCCGAGGGGCTCCCCAGCAAGCGGTATTACGGCGGTTGTGAGCACGTTGATGCCATCGAAGAGCTGGCGATCGAACGGGCCAAGGAACTCTTCGGTGCGGCCTGGGCGAATGTGCAGCCCCACAGTGGTGCCCAGGCCAATTTCGCTGTCTTCCTGGCGCTGCTTCAGCCGGGAGACACGATCATGGGATTGGACCTTTCCCATGGCGGTCACCTGACCCATGGCTCGCCGGTAAATGTGAGCGGAAAGTGGTTCAACGTGGTCCAGTACGGCGTCGATCGCGAGACCCAGCGGCTGGACATGGAGGCCATCCGGCAGCTGGCTCTGGAGCACAAGCCGAAGCTGATCGTCTGTGGCTTTTCGGCCTACCCCCGCACCATTGATTTCGCCGCCTTCCGCGCCATTGCCGATGAAGTGGGTGCGTTCCTGCTCGCCGATATGGCTCATATCGCTGGTCTGGTGGCGGCAGGCGTGCATCCCAGCCCCGTTCCCCACTGTGATGTGGTCACCACCACCACCCACAAGACCCTGCGCGGTCCCCGTGGTGGTCTGATCCTCTGCCGTGATGCCGACTTCGCCAAGAAATTCGACAAGGCTGTGTTCCCCGGCAGTCAGGGCGGACCTTTGGAACACGTCATCGCGGCCAAGGCGGTGGCCTTCGGCGAGGCCCTGCAACCAGCGTTCAAGACCTATAGCCAGCACGTGGTGGCGAATGCAGCCGCTCTGGCAGAGCGTTTGATCGCCCGCGGCATCGACGTCGTCAGCGGTGGCACCGACAACCACGTGGTGTTGCTTGACCTTCGCTCTGTCGGCATGACCGGCAAGGTGGCTGATCTCCTCGTCAGTGATGTCCACATCACGGCCAATAAGAACACGGTGCCGTTTGATCCCGAATCCCCCTTCGTCACCAGCGGCCTGCGCCTGGGTACCGCAGCACTTACCACCCGGGGCTTTGATGCCGGTGCGTTCCGCGAGGTGGCTGATGTCATCGCCGACCGCCTCCTGAACCCTGAGGATGACGCTGTTCAGCAGCAGTGCCTGCGTCGGGTTGAGGCGCTTTGCCAACGCTTCCCGCTCTATGCCGCTGCGCGTCAGCCAGCGCTTGCCTGA
- a CDS encoding glycosyltransferase family 4 protein yields MSLAASPLLVATLSFLLAAGVTMVLVPVVRGLGLRLQLTDQPDPRKQHTAPMVRLGGIAMVAGFGLSLTVIWLLGGFGLLAPARDQLIWSTLAGSLCFFLIGLADDLFDLSPWPRLAGQFAVACVIWSQGVRIGAIDLPWVNGSGSAIALSDSLSLLATVIWLVGITNAINWLDGLDGLAAGVAGIAAVGLISVSFSLHQVAAGFLAAALAGCCLGFLRHNFNPARIFMGDGGSYFLGFTLAAVSIVGPAKGLTTVSLLLPLLILSLPLADMSAVIMGRLREGRSPFHPDRRHLHHRLLRAGFSHRRTVLLIYVFTQWLAALALVVANAEMRFLWLALATAILVATVVISRRQLQTERALTQTSPSPEASLTSCRDRHG; encoded by the coding sequence GTGTCCCTCGCTGCCAGCCCCTTACTGGTTGCCACGCTGAGTTTCCTGTTGGCCGCTGGGGTCACGATGGTTCTGGTCCCTGTTGTCCGTGGTCTCGGACTTCGGCTCCAGCTCACCGATCAGCCTGATCCCCGCAAGCAGCACACCGCCCCCATGGTCCGGTTGGGGGGCATCGCGATGGTGGCTGGCTTTGGACTGTCGCTCACCGTGATCTGGCTGCTCGGTGGATTCGGCCTGCTCGCTCCGGCCCGGGATCAGCTGATCTGGAGCACTCTGGCGGGTTCGTTGTGCTTTTTTCTGATCGGTCTTGCCGACGACCTGTTCGACCTTTCACCCTGGCCCCGGTTAGCGGGTCAGTTCGCTGTTGCCTGCGTGATCTGGAGCCAGGGCGTCCGCATCGGAGCCATTGATCTGCCCTGGGTGAACGGGTCCGGCTCAGCGATCGCGCTCAGTGACAGCCTGAGCCTCCTGGCAACCGTGATCTGGTTGGTCGGCATCACCAACGCGATCAACTGGCTGGATGGGCTGGATGGTCTGGCCGCCGGTGTCGCTGGCATCGCTGCCGTTGGTCTGATCTCGGTGAGTTTTTCCCTGCATCAAGTGGCGGCAGGTTTCCTGGCAGCGGCTCTCGCCGGCTGCTGTCTTGGCTTTCTCCGTCACAACTTCAATCCAGCCCGCATCTTCATGGGCGATGGCGGCTCCTATTTCCTTGGTTTCACCCTTGCCGCGGTCAGCATCGTCGGTCCGGCGAAGGGGCTGACCACCGTCAGCCTGTTGTTGCCGCTGCTGATCCTTTCCCTGCCGCTGGCCGACATGTCTGCGGTGATCATGGGCCGCCTGCGGGAGGGCCGTTCCCCCTTCCATCCCGATCGTCGACATCTGCATCACAGGCTGCTGCGGGCCGGTTTCAGCCATCGCCGCACCGTGTTGCTGATTTATGTCTTCACCCAGTGGCTGGCGGCATTGGCCCTGGTGGTGGCCAATGCCGAAATGCGCTTTCTCTGGTTGGCACTGGCCACCGCGATCCTGGTGGC